A genomic stretch from Edaphobacter aggregans includes:
- a CDS encoding L-ribulose-5-phosphate 4-epimerase, whose product MMLKDLRIAVLEANLELVKRGLVLYTFGNASGIDRERGLVVIKPSGVDYDELRPEHMVVTDLDGKIVDGDLRPSSDLDTHTLLYREFRSIGAVVHTHSEYATSFAQAGMAIPALGTTHADYFYGAVPVTEPLSDEACAGQYVHETGVAIVKRFREQGIDPMAVPGVLVAGHAPFCWGKNPDDAAHNAVVLEAVARMAYRTLTLKATSEGVSQALLDRHYFRKHGAKATYGQR is encoded by the coding sequence ATGATGTTGAAAGATCTGCGTATCGCGGTCCTTGAAGCCAATCTTGAGCTCGTCAAGCGCGGGCTTGTGCTCTATACGTTTGGGAACGCCAGCGGCATCGATCGTGAGCGTGGGCTTGTCGTTATCAAGCCTTCGGGGGTTGATTATGACGAGTTGCGGCCTGAGCACATGGTGGTAACGGATCTTGATGGCAAGATCGTTGATGGTGATCTGAGACCTTCTTCGGATTTGGATACGCATACGTTGCTGTATCGCGAATTCCGCAGTATTGGCGCGGTTGTTCATACGCACTCGGAGTATGCGACGAGCTTTGCGCAGGCGGGGATGGCGATTCCTGCGTTGGGGACTACGCATGCGGACTACTTCTATGGGGCTGTGCCCGTGACTGAGCCTTTGAGCGATGAGGCCTGTGCGGGACAGTATGTTCATGAGACCGGCGTGGCGATTGTGAAGAGGTTCAGGGAACAGGGGATTGATCCTATGGCGGTTCCTGGGGTGCTGGTGGCTGGACACGCGCCATTCTGCTGGGGGAAGAACCCGGATGATGCGGCTCATAACGCCGTGGTGCTGGAGGCTGTGGCTCGGATGGCTTATCGAACCCTGACTTTGAAGGCTACGTCGGAGGGAGTGTCGCAGGCTCTGCTGGACCGGCATTATTTTCGGAAGCATGGGGCCAAGGCGACGTACGGGCAGCGGTAA
- the argJ gene encoding bifunctional glutamate N-acetyltransferase/amino-acid acetyltransferase ArgJ: MTSELKTSGQALPRGFRWAAVKAGIKASGNLDVAVAVADKVANAAAMFTKNQVVAAPVTVGRRHLISTDGRVSTVLVNAGNANCATGQPGIDACLETCVAAAEMFHCIFDEVFPSSTGIIGVPFPSDKVVAALPAVEAALGSTAAHAELFAQAIMTTDTKMKVARAVIDVDGVEVVIFGAAKGAGMIHPQLGGPVGPPHATMLVYLFTDLEAASAQLRSLLEPAVERSFNCISIDGDTSTNDTVLLLASGASGVRLDDRVCEAFENALKLVCGSLAHQIVDDGEGVTHVVTLHVTGARTEAEAKQVAKAIAHSPLCKTAWSSADPNWGRLLAAAGYSGVEFDPTLVTIAIGEQPVFEGGMRSPAFDEAAAHAVMKRREYTIALDLGQGNAECRFVTCDFTEEYVRINADYST, from the coding sequence ATGACGAGTGAGTTGAAGACAAGTGGACAAGCCCTCCCGCGAGGCTTTCGGTGGGCCGCCGTGAAGGCTGGAATCAAAGCGAGTGGAAACCTGGATGTAGCGGTCGCTGTTGCAGACAAGGTAGCAAACGCCGCAGCGATGTTTACAAAAAACCAAGTCGTAGCCGCACCTGTAACGGTGGGGCGGAGGCATCTGATCTCGACCGATGGGCGTGTGAGCACGGTGCTGGTGAATGCAGGAAACGCAAACTGCGCTACCGGCCAGCCGGGGATCGACGCCTGCCTAGAGACCTGCGTGGCCGCAGCTGAGATGTTTCACTGCATCTTTGATGAGGTCTTCCCTTCCTCGACGGGGATAATTGGCGTGCCGTTTCCGAGCGATAAGGTGGTTGCTGCGTTGCCCGCCGTAGAAGCTGCGTTGGGATCTACGGCGGCACATGCCGAACTTTTCGCGCAGGCGATTATGACCACGGATACGAAGATGAAGGTGGCTCGCGCTGTCATCGATGTGGATGGGGTGGAGGTTGTCATCTTCGGAGCAGCGAAAGGGGCGGGGATGATCCATCCGCAGCTGGGTGGTCCGGTGGGGCCTCCGCATGCGACGATGCTGGTCTATCTGTTTACCGATCTTGAGGCAGCGAGCGCGCAGTTGAGGTCACTGCTGGAGCCGGCTGTGGAGCGCAGCTTCAACTGCATCTCGATTGATGGCGATACTTCGACGAACGATACGGTGCTTTTGCTTGCGAGCGGGGCCAGCGGAGTCAGGCTGGACGATCGGGTTTGCGAAGCGTTTGAGAACGCGCTGAAGCTGGTTTGCGGATCGCTGGCCCACCAGATTGTGGACGACGGCGAAGGTGTGACGCATGTCGTGACGCTCCATGTGACGGGAGCCCGGACTGAAGCTGAGGCGAAGCAGGTGGCGAAGGCGATTGCTCACTCACCGCTATGCAAGACGGCGTGGTCGAGCGCTGATCCGAACTGGGGACGGCTTCTGGCTGCCGCCGGATATAGTGGCGTGGAGTTCGATCCGACTTTGGTGACCATTGCGATTGGAGAACAGCCGGTGTTCGAGGGTGGAATGCGGTCTCCGGCGTTCGATGAGGCGGCTGCTCACGCGGTCATGAAGCGGCGGGAGTACACCATTGCTCTGGATCTTGGCCAAGGGAATGCCGAATGCCGTTTTGTGACGTGCGATTTCACCGAGGAGTATGTCCGGATCAACGCGGACTATTCGACTTAG
- a CDS encoding thiamine pyrophosphate-dependent enzyme, whose product MSETVPHENPLVNNKKLREMFVAMVEARALDEHVSRSQRRRKTRLRLDSIHGQEACRVSTAIDLGQGDLVSDSQVGVAMGLILGVDPGFLLKRLAASDSDTKAHGSVSEKQLPWIEDVEDRLRIAMGAALAFKTLKRANIVVAYVQGREATGGVWRRTLTLAAKLDLPMIFVILPEGEGKSKNISRKARSCGIPGIPVDANDAVALYRVTQESVGRTRGGDGPVVIECVIYRLKGKQRIPAPDPIAQMKEFLLARKVSDQAWMARVEESFRKRLATQKL is encoded by the coding sequence TTGAGCGAGACTGTGCCGCATGAAAATCCATTAGTAAACAACAAAAAATTGCGCGAGATGTTTGTGGCTATGGTCGAGGCACGTGCTCTTGATGAGCATGTTTCCAGATCGCAGCGAAGGAGGAAGACACGCCTTCGGCTTGATTCGATCCACGGTCAAGAGGCTTGCCGTGTCAGCACGGCAATTGACCTGGGACAGGGCGATCTGGTGAGTGATTCGCAGGTTGGCGTGGCGATGGGGCTGATTCTTGGAGTAGATCCCGGTTTCCTGCTGAAGCGGTTAGCCGCGAGTGACTCGGATACCAAGGCGCACGGTAGCGTCTCCGAGAAGCAGCTTCCCTGGATCGAGGATGTTGAGGATCGGCTACGTATAGCGATGGGTGCGGCGCTCGCGTTCAAGACATTGAAGCGCGCAAACATCGTGGTGGCTTATGTACAGGGTCGCGAGGCTACCGGCGGTGTCTGGAGACGAACGCTTACGCTGGCGGCGAAGCTGGATTTGCCGATGATCTTTGTCATTCTTCCGGAGGGAGAAGGCAAAAGCAAAAATATCAGCCGAAAAGCGCGGTCGTGCGGAATACCGGGGATACCGGTGGACGCGAATGATGCCGTGGCCCTTTATCGCGTGACACAGGAGTCGGTCGGACGGACTCGCGGTGGCGACGGACCGGTGGTCATTGAGTGCGTCATCTATCGACTGAAGGGCAAGCAACGTATTCCTGCGCCTGATCCTATCGCACAGATGAAAGAGTTTCTGCTCGCCCGAAAGGTGAGCGACCAAGCCTGGATGGCTCGGGTGGAAGAATCATTTCGTAAACGCCTTGCGACACAAAAGTTGTAG
- a CDS encoding UDP-glucose dehydrogenase family protein, protein MSKHIPIAVVGSGYVGLVAAVCFAEMGHDVICVDNDERKVAALRGGDTLIHENHLPELLERYRNTKVRFTTDLAEATRECQAIFIAVGTPQSETGDADLSYVEAVTCEIARSIDTYKVIVEKSTVPVYTNEWISRALERNGVARHLFDVVSNPEFLREGTAVCDFLHPDRIVVGADSERAAAVLNAIYAPLTSGEYYERTSGIPGVCSVSQPPPFLLTSTKSAEIIKHASNAFLALKISFINAVSNLCEATNANVEQVARGMGLDSRIGPRFLRPGIGYGGSCFPKDVAAFRSVAEQLGIDFSLLTEVEKINVQQKRRFLSKVRSALWTLRGKRLGVLGLAFKGETDDIRESPAIELVRMFLGEGCSITAFDPAAIQRTEEILPAGPNLKYVDDAYAAAADADALLILTDWSEFAALDLQRLNQALRYPIIIDGRNMYDPAVMTENGFTYLSVGRPTAHPVRELSASSHN, encoded by the coding sequence ATGAGCAAACACATTCCTATCGCTGTAGTCGGATCAGGCTATGTTGGCCTGGTCGCTGCCGTCTGCTTCGCTGAGATGGGACACGACGTCATCTGCGTCGACAATGATGAGCGCAAGGTCGCCGCTCTCCGCGGTGGCGATACCCTCATCCACGAGAACCATCTCCCCGAGCTCCTCGAACGCTACCGCAACACCAAAGTCCGCTTTACCACCGACCTCGCCGAGGCCACCCGCGAATGCCAGGCCATCTTCATCGCCGTCGGCACGCCGCAAAGCGAGACAGGTGACGCGGACCTCTCCTACGTGGAGGCCGTCACCTGCGAGATCGCCCGCTCCATCGACACCTACAAGGTCATCGTCGAAAAGAGCACCGTTCCCGTCTATACCAACGAGTGGATCAGCCGCGCCCTCGAGCGCAACGGCGTCGCCCGGCACCTCTTCGACGTCGTCTCTAACCCTGAGTTCCTCCGTGAAGGCACCGCTGTATGCGACTTCCTCCATCCCGACCGCATCGTCGTCGGCGCTGACAGCGAACGTGCAGCCGCCGTCCTCAACGCCATCTACGCTCCCCTCACCAGCGGCGAGTACTACGAGCGCACCAGCGGTATCCCCGGTGTCTGCAGCGTCTCGCAGCCCCCACCCTTTCTGCTCACTTCCACAAAGAGCGCCGAGATCATCAAGCACGCCTCCAACGCCTTCCTCGCCCTCAAGATCTCGTTCATCAACGCCGTCTCCAACCTCTGCGAAGCCACCAACGCTAACGTCGAGCAGGTCGCCCGTGGCATGGGCCTCGATAGCCGCATCGGCCCCCGCTTCCTGCGCCCCGGCATCGGTTACGGAGGCTCCTGCTTCCCCAAAGACGTCGCCGCGTTCCGCTCCGTCGCCGAGCAGCTAGGCATCGACTTCAGCCTCCTTACCGAAGTCGAGAAAATCAACGTCCAACAGAAGCGCCGCTTCCTCAGCAAAGTTCGCTCCGCCCTGTGGACTCTGCGCGGCAAACGGCTTGGCGTCCTCGGCCTGGCCTTCAAGGGTGAGACCGACGACATCCGCGAATCTCCTGCCATCGAACTCGTCCGAATGTTCCTCGGCGAGGGCTGCTCCATTACCGCCTTCGATCCGGCCGCCATCCAGCGCACCGAAGAGATCCTCCCCGCTGGCCCAAATCTCAAATATGTCGATGATGCTTACGCCGCCGCGGCCGACGCCGACGCGCTGCTCATCCTCACCGATTGGTCTGAGTTCGCCGCGCTCGACCTCCAGCGCCTTAATCAGGCCCTCCGTTATCCCATCATCATTGATGGCCGCAATATGTATGATCCTGCCGTCATGACTGAAAACGGCTTTACCTATCTCAGCGTAGGTCGCCCCACAGCCCATCCGGTGCGTGAGCTATCGGCTTCGTCGCACAACTAG
- a CDS encoding UDP-glucuronic acid decarboxylase family protein, translated as MKSQKILVTGAAGFLGSHLCDTLLAEGHTVVGLDNLSTGNHANLAHLANEPSFSLIEQDICKPFDPGPVDYIFNFASPASPVDYTRLGVETLLVGSAGTINTLDLARKYNAGYLHASTSECYGDPEVHPQVETYWGHVNPIGPRSVYDEAKRFSESAVTAYHHYYGVDTHLVRIFNTYGPRLQANDGRVISNFMIQALRGEPLTIYGDGSQTRSFCYVSDLIEGIVRLSRSSEHLPVNIGNPVEWTILECANEILSVTGSKSSIERKPLPQDDPTRRRPDITKARNLLGWEPKITLRQGLEKSLQYFKDCTA; from the coding sequence ATGAAGTCTCAGAAGATTCTTGTCACCGGAGCCGCAGGCTTTCTAGGCTCTCACCTTTGTGACACTCTGCTCGCCGAAGGCCACACCGTCGTTGGCCTCGACAACCTCTCGACCGGAAACCACGCCAATCTCGCCCACCTCGCTAACGAGCCCAGCTTCAGCCTCATCGAGCAGGACATCTGCAAGCCCTTCGATCCTGGTCCCGTCGATTACATCTTCAACTTCGCCTCCCCCGCCAGCCCAGTCGACTACACCCGTCTCGGCGTCGAAACCCTCCTCGTTGGCTCCGCCGGGACCATCAACACCCTTGATCTCGCTCGCAAATACAACGCCGGCTATCTCCACGCCTCCACCTCCGAGTGCTACGGCGATCCCGAAGTCCACCCCCAGGTCGAAACCTACTGGGGCCACGTCAACCCCATCGGCCCGCGCTCTGTCTACGACGAGGCCAAGCGTTTCTCCGAGTCCGCCGTTACCGCCTATCACCACTACTACGGCGTCGACACGCATCTTGTCCGCATCTTCAACACCTATGGCCCGCGTCTGCAGGCCAATGACGGCCGCGTCATCTCCAATTTCATGATCCAGGCCCTCCGCGGCGAACCACTCACCATCTACGGTGACGGCTCCCAAACCCGCAGCTTCTGTTACGTGTCAGACCTAATCGAAGGTATCGTCCGCCTCTCCCGCTCCTCCGAGCATCTGCCCGTCAACATAGGAAACCCCGTCGAGTGGACGATCCTCGAGTGCGCCAACGAGATCCTGTCCGTCACAGGCTCCAAGTCCTCGATCGAGCGCAAACCTCTCCCCCAGGACGATCCCACCCGTCGCCGTCCCGACATCACCAAAGCTAGAAACCTCCTCGGTTGGGAGCCAAAGATCACCCTCCGCCAGGGCCTCGAAAAATCCCTTCAATACTTCAAAGACTGCACCGCATAA
- a CDS encoding capsule assembly Wzi family protein: MRTRAFFSFAGLMVCAAVTFRGQGLTTSGLLPASSDEQSRALHAWPIYALSSYTLSSTRSQVVLPSSIAARPVPTVEHTYPSVTPYGPIDDRRSPDHDGSAYIPVDSWVYPAMTRLYSMGYLDSMFLGMRPWTRRSALHMLQRSQYAIAASDNLEAQEILDKLLRELRLELPDPRGTVYGVESGYARLMGIGGPTLRDSYHLGQTISNDYGRPYQSGFNSVMGYSTLNESGRFSLYVRGEYQHAPAGSGYSQALASQLSLLEMITYAPPNAPQTTIPAGPIAEQNQFHLIEATASFHLLGHEISGGKQDAWLGPASGGAMAWSNNAENIYSFRINRVEPLNIFLVSKLLGPLRYDFFIGSLKGHSAPNDPWVHADMFSFRPTVNFEFGFERTIIWGGKGHEPVTLHTFFKGFFDPNDTTAEEKFSRDDPGARYSVFNFSYRLPFVRKYATLYIDSIAHDDVTPVSAPRRAAYRTGLYLSQIPKLRRLDFRAEAVTTDPGVARSHSGTFNYFEVVQLQGYTNNGTIMGDWIGREAKGGQAWLTYHLSGNEWIQLAYLNKKTPKDFIPGGTTQNQFTASVMKRFGKDVEMKSWVQYEGWKAPIYKTGLQKNVISAVQFTWYPQLRSTSERP; encoded by the coding sequence GTGCGGACTAGGGCTTTTTTCTCCTTTGCTGGTCTGATGGTTTGTGCGGCTGTAACTTTCCGGGGGCAGGGTCTTACGACTTCCGGCTTGCTGCCAGCCTCCTCTGATGAACAGAGCAGGGCTCTCCATGCGTGGCCGATCTATGCGCTGTCATCGTACACACTGTCTTCGACGCGATCTCAAGTTGTCCTGCCTTCCTCGATTGCGGCTCGACCTGTGCCAACGGTGGAGCATACCTATCCGTCTGTTACTCCTTATGGGCCGATCGATGATCGGAGGAGCCCCGATCACGATGGATCGGCATACATACCGGTGGACAGCTGGGTGTATCCGGCGATGACGCGGCTGTACTCGATGGGTTACCTCGACAGCATGTTTCTCGGTATGCGGCCGTGGACGCGCCGAAGCGCATTGCATATGTTGCAGCGGTCGCAGTATGCGATTGCGGCGAGCGATAACCTCGAGGCGCAGGAGATTCTGGACAAGCTTCTGCGTGAACTTCGTCTCGAGCTTCCCGATCCACGCGGTACTGTATACGGGGTGGAGTCGGGTTATGCGCGCTTGATGGGCATCGGCGGGCCGACGCTGCGGGACAGTTATCACCTGGGCCAGACGATCAGCAATGACTATGGACGGCCTTACCAGAGCGGGTTCAACAGTGTTATGGGCTACTCGACACTGAACGAATCGGGCCGGTTTTCGCTGTATGTGCGCGGGGAATATCAGCACGCTCCGGCCGGGAGCGGATACTCTCAGGCACTGGCGTCGCAGCTATCGCTACTCGAGATGATCACCTACGCTCCGCCGAATGCGCCACAGACAACGATTCCTGCTGGCCCGATAGCGGAACAAAACCAATTCCACCTGATCGAGGCGACCGCTTCGTTCCATCTGCTGGGCCATGAGATATCGGGAGGCAAACAGGATGCGTGGCTTGGACCCGCGTCGGGCGGAGCAATGGCGTGGTCGAACAACGCGGAGAATATTTATTCGTTCCGAATCAACCGCGTGGAACCGCTGAATATCTTTCTCGTATCCAAGTTACTTGGCCCTCTGCGGTATGACTTTTTTATCGGGAGTCTCAAGGGGCATAGCGCGCCGAACGATCCGTGGGTGCATGCCGACATGTTCTCTTTCCGACCGACGGTAAACTTCGAGTTTGGATTTGAAAGAACGATTATCTGGGGCGGCAAGGGACATGAGCCGGTGACGCTGCATACGTTTTTCAAGGGCTTTTTCGATCCCAACGATACGACTGCGGAGGAGAAGTTTTCACGCGATGATCCGGGAGCGCGCTACAGCGTCTTCAACTTCTCGTACAGACTTCCATTTGTGCGGAAGTATGCGACTTTGTATATCGACTCGATCGCACATGATGACGTCACTCCGGTCAGCGCTCCTCGACGCGCTGCCTACAGAACCGGACTTTATCTTTCACAGATTCCGAAGCTGCGCAGGCTTGATTTCAGGGCTGAAGCTGTCACTACCGATCCCGGCGTGGCACGAAGCCACAGCGGCACGTTCAATTACTTCGAGGTTGTTCAGTTACAGGGATACACGAACAACGGAACCATCATGGGTGACTGGATCGGGCGTGAGGCGAAGGGTGGACAGGCGTGGCTTACCTATCACCTGTCCGGCAACGAGTGGATCCAGCTTGCATATCTGAATAAGAAGACTCCGAAGGACTTCATTCCTGGCGGCACGACTCAGAATCAGTTCACGGCAAGTGTGATGAAACGGTTCGGCAAGGACGTGGAGATGAAGAGTTGGGTACAGTATGAGGGCTGGAAGGCTCCCATCTACAAAACCGGGCTGCAGAAGAACGTTATCAGTGCGGTCCAATTCACCTGGTATCCGCAGTTGCGCAGTACCTCGGAGCGGCCCTGA
- the aceE gene encoding pyruvate dehydrogenase (acetyl-transferring), homodimeric type — protein sequence MTMKLETPSKIDFSAEVSEWIEAFDDVVAEDWQHGAELLETLRQRAREAGVPTPSQVTTPYHNTIPKHDEVPYPGDRQLERKIEALIRWNAMAMVHGQNKKDAGIGGHISTYSSLATLLEVGFNHFFRASYGDQPGDFVYFQGHASPGVYARAFLEGRFDEKRLKNFRHELRGEPGLSSYPHPWLMPDFWRFPTVSMGIGPLNAIYQARFMRYLENRGLIEKTDRKVWAFVGDGETDEVDTLGAISLGVREKLDNLIFVVNCNLQRLDGPVRGNKRIIDELEGVFRGAGWNVIKVIWGSDWDALFERDHKGLLLKRMEECVDGDYQAFKAKGGAYIRKEFFGKYPELLELVADKTDDEVFHLHRGGHDPAKIYNAYKRALEHKGGPTVILAKTVKGYGLGSTEARNASHQEKKLSDDAIEAFIKRFQIPLPESAAKNGAFFRPDESTAEIKYLHERRQALGGYLPKREVSKLDFTAPELSTLGEWTGGSNKRAVSTTMGFVSLLRHLLKDPKIGKLIVPIVPDEGRTFGLESAIRQVGIYAAEGQKYNPHDADMLLYYREDKDGQILEEGITEAGSMASFTAAGTAYANYKVPTIPFYMYYSMFGFQRIGDMVWAFADSRGKGFLMGGTAGRTTMLGEGLQHQDGHSIVLASTVPTCVTYDPAYVYELAVVVQDGIRRMYEKGEDLFYYITMYNEDYVMPAMPEGSAEGILRGIYKLKPAAGEAVAQLFGSGPILNEVLRAQEILATKYGVYADVWSVTSYTELRRDALAVERWNRLHPAEKERVPYVLSVLAESKGPIIATSDYMKSVPDLLSPWLPSRLVSLGTDGFGRSDNREHLRRHFEVNAESIVGATLSKLAREGKFKPKAAQKALAELGLDIEAADPARA from the coding sequence ATGACGATGAAACTTGAAACTCCGTCCAAGATTGATTTCTCCGCGGAGGTTTCCGAGTGGATTGAAGCGTTTGACGATGTCGTTGCAGAGGATTGGCAACATGGCGCAGAGCTGCTGGAAACCCTGCGGCAGCGGGCACGCGAGGCTGGCGTTCCAACACCCAGTCAGGTGACGACCCCGTATCACAACACGATTCCTAAGCATGATGAGGTGCCGTACCCCGGGGACAGGCAGCTGGAGCGGAAGATCGAAGCACTTATTCGCTGGAACGCTATGGCGATGGTGCATGGTCAGAACAAGAAGGACGCTGGAATCGGCGGGCATATTTCGACCTATTCTTCGCTGGCTACGCTGCTGGAGGTTGGCTTCAATCACTTCTTCCGTGCGAGCTATGGCGATCAACCGGGCGACTTTGTGTACTTTCAGGGGCATGCCTCGCCCGGCGTTTATGCACGAGCCTTTCTTGAGGGGCGCTTCGATGAAAAGAGGCTGAAGAACTTCCGCCATGAGCTGCGGGGAGAGCCGGGATTGAGCAGCTATCCCCATCCCTGGCTGATGCCAGATTTCTGGCGCTTCCCTACGGTGTCGATGGGGATCGGGCCGCTGAATGCAATCTATCAGGCGCGGTTTATGCGATATCTCGAGAATCGCGGGTTGATTGAGAAGACGGATCGCAAGGTTTGGGCGTTTGTCGGCGATGGCGAGACGGATGAGGTCGATACGCTGGGTGCTATCTCGCTGGGTGTACGGGAGAAGCTGGACAACCTGATTTTTGTAGTCAACTGCAATTTGCAGCGGCTGGATGGGCCGGTGCGAGGGAATAAGCGCATCATCGACGAGCTTGAAGGCGTGTTCCGCGGTGCGGGCTGGAATGTGATCAAGGTGATCTGGGGTTCGGATTGGGACGCGCTGTTTGAGCGCGATCACAAGGGCCTGCTGCTGAAGCGCATGGAAGAATGCGTCGATGGCGATTACCAGGCCTTCAAGGCGAAGGGCGGCGCTTACATTCGCAAGGAATTTTTCGGTAAGTATCCCGAGCTCCTGGAGCTTGTCGCGGACAAGACGGATGATGAGGTCTTCCATCTGCATCGCGGCGGGCATGATCCGGCGAAGATTTACAACGCGTACAAGCGGGCTCTGGAGCATAAGGGTGGCCCCACGGTCATTCTGGCCAAGACCGTGAAGGGCTATGGGCTGGGATCGACTGAGGCAAGAAACGCTTCGCATCAGGAGAAAAAGCTGAGCGATGACGCTATTGAGGCGTTCATCAAGCGCTTTCAAATTCCGCTGCCTGAGAGCGCGGCTAAGAATGGTGCGTTCTTCCGTCCGGATGAATCAACTGCTGAAATTAAGTATCTGCACGAACGGCGGCAGGCGCTGGGGGGGTATTTGCCGAAGCGTGAGGTGTCTAAGCTGGACTTCACGGCTCCGGAGTTGTCGACCCTCGGCGAGTGGACGGGTGGATCGAATAAGCGGGCTGTCTCGACAACGATGGGCTTTGTCAGCCTGTTGCGGCATCTACTGAAGGACCCGAAGATCGGCAAGCTGATAGTGCCGATTGTGCCAGATGAGGGACGTACCTTTGGGTTGGAATCTGCGATCCGGCAGGTTGGGATCTATGCGGCTGAAGGGCAGAAATACAATCCGCATGATGCTGACATGCTGCTCTACTATCGCGAGGACAAGGATGGACAGATCCTCGAGGAGGGCATCACGGAAGCTGGTTCGATGGCTTCGTTTACCGCGGCGGGCACGGCATATGCGAACTATAAGGTGCCGACTATACCCTTTTACATGTATTACTCGATGTTTGGCTTCCAACGCATCGGTGACATGGTCTGGGCGTTTGCTGACTCGCGTGGCAAGGGCTTCCTGATGGGCGGAACGGCTGGACGAACGACGATGCTCGGGGAGGGACTGCAGCACCAGGATGGACACAGCATTGTGCTGGCTAGCACGGTTCCGACCTGCGTCACGTACGATCCGGCATACGTGTATGAGCTGGCGGTCGTTGTGCAGGATGGCATTCGGCGGATGTATGAGAAGGGCGAAGACCTCTTCTACTACATCACGATGTACAACGAGGACTACGTCATGCCGGCGATGCCGGAGGGTTCCGCCGAGGGGATTCTGCGTGGCATCTACAAGCTCAAGCCGGCTGCGGGCGAAGCAGTGGCTCAACTCTTTGGCAGCGGGCCGATTCTGAACGAAGTACTGCGAGCACAGGAGATTCTTGCGACTAAGTATGGTGTTTATGCGGATGTGTGGAGCGTAACCAGCTATACGGAGTTGCGTCGCGATGCGTTGGCGGTGGAGCGCTGGAATCGTCTGCATCCGGCTGAGAAGGAGCGCGTGCCGTATGTATTGAGCGTTCTGGCCGAGTCGAAGGGGCCGATCATTGCTACGAGCGACTATATGAAGTCTGTGCCGGATCTGCTGTCTCCATGGCTGCCTTCGCGATTGGTTTCTTTGGGTACCGATGGTTTTGGACGAAGCGACAATCGTGAACATTTGCGACGACACTTTGAGGTAAATGCCGAGTCGATTGTGGGCGCTACTTTGTCAAAGCTGGCTCGCGAGGGCAAGTTCAAGCCAAAGGCGGCTCAGAAGGCTTTGGCCGAACTGGGATTGGATATTGAAGCTGCTGATCCCGCTCGCGCTTAG